DNA sequence from the Candidatus Borkfalkia ceftriaxoniphila genome:
ATATTTTGTATATTTTCAAGGATATCGTGCTCTGCGTTCTGGCGGCGCTGCTCGCCAAAAAACTTTTGCCGATCGTCAATAAAAATTTCCGCGCCGATTAAATATTTTTGAGCCGAAATCGATTTTTATGAAATTCGAGCGCGCCTTCCCGCTGCAATTTTGACAGCATGGCGGAAAGCGCGCTTCTGTCCGTTCCCAAAAAGTCGGCGAGCGCCTGCCTGTCGAAAGGGATCGTAAAGGAATCCGAGCCTATGCGCTCGGATTCCTTTTTTAAATAGCAGAGCACTTTCCCGCGCAGCGTCCGCCTGGACAGGCACTCCACGCGTTCCGTCAGCGCGACGCTCTTTTGCGCGAGGATCTGTAACAGATTGGCGGCTACGGGCTGTAAATTTGCGTCGGCGTCGGCAAATTTTTGCGCGCGGAGCCACAGCGCCTCGCAATCGGACGCCGCTATCACGCTCACGGCCAAAGGCGTTCCGACGAGCGCGAACGCTTCGGCGAACAGTTCGCCGCTTCCGAGTTCCGCCACGAGCACGGGATTTCCCTCTTCGTCCTCGCGCACGATATGCGCGGTACCCCTCGTCAATATACCGAATTCGCGCGTCGGCTCTCCCGCGTGCAATAAAAATTCGCCCTTTTCATAATTCTTATTGCGCGCGCACAGTGCTGCAAGCGCGCTGTCTTCATTTTCGAGATTCCGAAAGAGAGGGCAGTTTTGATGGAAATTTTTCATGATTTCTCTCCAATCCGTTGTCGTTACAACGTATTTTATGCAAAAAGTATAGTATAATTCATGCGTAAAGTCAAGGAGGTATTTTTTTTATGATTCGGAAAATTATAAAAATAGACGAAGAAAAATGTAACGGCTGCGGTCTGTGCGCGGCGGCGTGCCATGAAGGCGCCATCGGCATGGCCGGCGGCAAGGCAAAACTTTTGCGTGAAGATTATTGCGACGGGCTCGGCGATTGCCTGCCCGCTTGCCCCG
Encoded proteins:
- a CDS encoding Crp/Fnr family transcriptional regulator; translated protein: MKNFHQNCPLFRNLENEDSALAALCARNKNYEKGEFLLHAGEPTREFGILTRGTAHIVREDEEGNPVLVAELGSGELFAEAFALVGTPLAVSVIAASDCEALWLRAQKFADADANLQPVAANLLQILAQKSVALTERVECLSRRTLRGKVLCYLKKESERIGSDSFTIPFDRQALADFLGTDRSALSAMLSKLQREGALEFHKNRFRLKNI